The Chloroflexia bacterium SDU3-3 genome has a segment encoding these proteins:
- the xseB gene encoding exodeoxyribonuclease VII small subunit: MTTPTEVQTYETCYTRMQEIVARLEAGELPLAEAMALYEEGTRLAATCQQLLDAAELRIQELRIGGAASSEE; the protein is encoded by the coding sequence ATGACAACACCCACCGAGGTGCAGACCTACGAGACCTGCTACACCCGCATGCAGGAGATCGTGGCGCGGCTGGAGGCGGGCGAGCTGCCGCTGGCCGAGGCCATGGCGCTCTACGAGGAGGGCACGCGGCTGGCCGCCACCTGCCAGCAGCTGCTCGACGCCGCCGAGCTGCGCATCCAAGAGCTTCGCATTGGGGGGGCCGCCAGCTCCGAGGAGTAA
- the efp gene encoding elongation factor P: protein MITTSELKKGVVLLMEGDLLRIADFQHVKQGRGSAYVRLTLRNVRSGATVTKTVQAGEKFDTADLDVRKVQYLYREGDDFYFMDNETFEQPIVPAAIIGDAASYIREDDTVSLLTYEGEVLDISLPPSVVLEVAETEPGYKGDTASGAMKPAIMSTGLRVMVPLFVGVGEQLRVDTRTGAYIERVG from the coding sequence ATGATTACAACAAGCGAACTAAAAAAAGGCGTTGTGCTACTTATGGAAGGCGATCTGCTGCGGATCGCCGACTTTCAGCATGTGAAGCAGGGCCGAGGCAGCGCCTACGTGCGCCTGACGCTTCGCAACGTGCGCTCGGGCGCGACGGTGACGAAGACTGTGCAGGCGGGCGAGAAGTTTGACACCGCCGATCTGGATGTGCGCAAGGTGCAGTACCTCTACCGTGAGGGCGACGACTTCTACTTCATGGACAACGAGACCTTCGAGCAGCCGATCGTGCCCGCCGCGATCATCGGCGACGCGGCCAGCTACATCCGCGAGGATGACACGGTCTCGCTGCTGACATACGAGGGCGAGGTGCTGGACATCTCGCTGCCGCCCAGCGTGGTGCTAGAGGTGGCCGAGACCGAGCCGGGTTACAAGGGCGACACCGCCTCGGGCGCTATGAAGCCCGCGATCATGTCCACCGGCCTGCGGGTGATGGTCCCGCTGTTTGTGGGCGTGGGCGAGCAGCTGCGGGTGGACACGCGCACGGGCGCCTACATCGAGCGCGTCGGCTAG
- the xseA gene encoding exodeoxyribonuclease VII large subunit, with translation MQILSVSHLNSYLRELIDADPILSDVWVEGEIFDFKQASSGHWYFSLKEGEATLAAACWRSNVARIGYRPQNGEAVLAHGRVGFYEASGKLQLYVDMIRPSGVGLLHARFEELKARLGAEGLFDASRKRELPGLPRRIGVATSPTGSVIRDIENVLRRRYPLAQLVLAPCKVQGDGAADSVVEALYALYDQAVDVIIVARGGGSAEDLWCFNEEVVARAVYASPVPVISGVGHETDVTIIDYVADLRAPTPSAAAELVAPEIDALAAAAEDMRLRMEQALREQIRQARDEVAGVRRRMESASPLARVMRDRQTIDNLQRRMAASLGHRISLGRARVDGLRAHLTALSPQATLDRGYAVVRRLADGAVVTDPAQVAPGEPLEITVRHGTFGASSDSQA, from the coding sequence ATGCAGATTCTTTCGGTCTCTCATCTGAACAGCTACCTGCGCGAGCTGATCGACGCCGACCCCATCCTCAGCGATGTGTGGGTCGAGGGCGAGATCTTCGACTTTAAGCAGGCGTCGTCGGGCCACTGGTACTTCTCGCTGAAAGAGGGCGAGGCCACATTGGCGGCGGCGTGCTGGCGCTCGAACGTGGCGCGGATCGGCTACCGCCCGCAGAATGGCGAGGCCGTGCTGGCCCACGGGCGGGTGGGCTTCTACGAGGCCAGCGGCAAGCTGCAGCTGTATGTCGACATGATCCGCCCTTCTGGGGTGGGCCTGCTGCACGCCCGCTTCGAGGAGCTGAAGGCGCGCCTGGGCGCAGAGGGTCTGTTCGACGCCTCGCGCAAGCGCGAGCTGCCCGGACTGCCACGCCGGATCGGCGTGGCCACCTCGCCCACCGGCTCGGTCATCCGCGACATCGAGAACGTGCTGCGGCGGCGCTACCCGCTGGCCCAGCTGGTGCTGGCCCCCTGCAAGGTGCAGGGCGACGGCGCCGCCGACTCGGTGGTGGAGGCGCTCTACGCGCTGTACGATCAGGCGGTGGATGTGATCATCGTGGCGCGCGGCGGCGGCTCCGCCGAGGATCTGTGGTGCTTCAACGAGGAGGTGGTGGCGCGGGCGGTCTACGCCAGCCCGGTGCCGGTGATCAGCGGCGTGGGCCACGAGACCGACGTGACGATCATCGACTACGTGGCCGACCTGCGTGCCCCCACGCCCAGCGCCGCCGCCGAGCTGGTGGCCCCCGAGATCGACGCGCTGGCCGCCGCCGCCGAGGACATGCGCCTGCGCATGGAGCAGGCCCTGCGCGAGCAGATCCGCCAGGCCCGCGACGAGGTGGCGGGCGTGCGCCGCCGCATGGAGTCGGCCTCGCCGCTGGCCCGCGTGATGCGCGACCGCCAGACCATCGACAACCTGCAGCGGCGCATGGCGGCCTCGCTGGGCCACCGGATCAGCCTGGGCCGCGCGCGCGTGGATGGCCTGCGCGCCCACCTGACCGCGCTCAGCCCCCAGGCCACGCTCGATCGCGGCTACGCCGTGGTGCGCCGCCTGGCCGATGGCGCGGTGGTGACCGACCCCGCGCAGGTCGCCCCCGGCGAGCCGCTGGAGATTACGGTGCGCCATGGTACTTTTGGGGCATCTTCCGATTCGCAGGCTTGA
- the accB gene encoding acetyl-CoA carboxylase biotin carboxyl carrier protein has product MTDMPQDQQGSADEFGLEAVRELLRLISATDVTEIQIERGATKLHIKRGQQVAAAPAPSFAPAPSSTAAAAPAAAPAAGHAAPAEYEPPAGSSTIVSPMVGTFYSASTPKDPAFVNEGDLIQAGDVVGIVEAMKIMNEVDSEFSGRIARILVTNGQPVEYGQPLMIIEPA; this is encoded by the coding sequence ATGACCGACATGCCCCAGGATCAGCAGGGATCAGCCGATGAGTTTGGCCTCGAGGCCGTGCGCGAGCTGCTGCGCCTGATCAGCGCCACCGATGTGACCGAGATTCAGATCGAGCGCGGCGCGACCAAGCTGCATATCAAACGTGGCCAGCAGGTGGCTGCCGCCCCTGCGCCCAGCTTCGCCCCCGCACCCAGCTCTACCGCAGCCGCCGCGCCTGCCGCCGCGCCCGCCGCTGGCCACGCCGCGCCTGCTGAATACGAGCCGCCAGCGGGCAGCTCGACGATCGTATCGCCGATGGTCGGCACCTTCTACTCGGCCAGCACGCCCAAAGACCCCGCGTTTGTGAACGAGGGCGACCTCATCCAGGCGGGCGATGTGGTGGGTATCGTCGAGGCGATGAAGATTATGAACGAGGTCGATAGCGAGTTCTCGGGCCGGATCGCGCGAATCTTGGTGACGAACGGCCAGCCGGTCGAGTACGGCCAGCCGCTCATGATCATCGAGCCAGCCTAG